In Biomphalaria glabrata chromosome 11, xgBioGlab47.1, whole genome shotgun sequence, the following proteins share a genomic window:
- the LOC106051634 gene encoding deleted in malignant brain tumors 1 protein-like: MKKSLSGSLAFSFLFVLFAPLSGTVISVADAKKARSAAFRGPASYDDDQLPPLYDSSYETTSSHYVPTYPPTDTTARTTYINPGGYTEGYTDEYPEGYTEEYPEEYTDEYPEGHETPVVTDQHKVIREPQGLIFSPLFPGQYGNNQHLSWRLVTDPGQKILLTLFTVSLECDYDNLIIYDGPDATYPEIAQYCSLPKVSQIKSTSNEVYITFWSDYSVKNTGFILSHDIIAA, encoded by the exons ATGAAGAAATCGTTGTCAGGAAGTTTGGCTTTCAGCTTCCTCTTTGTGCTATTTGCTCCATTGAGTGGGACAGTGATCAGTGTGGCGGATGCTAAAAAAGCAAGATCAGCTGCTTTCAGGGGGCCAGCTAGTTATGATGATGATCAACTGCCGCCATTGTATGATTCATCGTATGAGACTACTAGTAGCCACTATGTCCCAACCTACCCTCCAACAGATACGACTGCTAGAACAACTTACATCAATCCAGGAG GATACACAGAGGGATACACAGACGAATACCCAGAGGGATACACAGAAGAATACCCAGAGGAATACACAGACGAATACCCAGAGGGACATGAAACACCTGTTGTTACAGATCAACACAAAGTAATCCGCGAGCCCCAAGGACTCATTTTCAGTCCCTTATTTCCCGGTCAATATGGAAACAATCAACATTTGTCTTGGCGACTGGTCACTGACCCTGGACAGAAAATACTCTTGAC tTTGTTCACTGTGTCACTGGAGTGTGACTATGACAATTTGATTATTTACGACGGACCAGACGCGACCTATCCCGAAATAGCCCAGTACTGCTCATTGCCCAAAGTGTCCCAAATTAAGTCCACATCGAATGAAGTCTACATCACCTTCTGGTCTGACTATAGCGTGAAAAACACTGGGTTCATCCTGTCTCATGATATAATAG ctGCCTAG